A window of the Phragmites australis chromosome 20, lpPhrAust1.1, whole genome shotgun sequence genome harbors these coding sequences:
- the LOC133901268 gene encoding protein SHORT INTERNODES 1-like produces the protein MAGFPLGGGGHSHSRDAPAPSVPPVHPSDAASFLYAARAGGSLQLWQQQEHQQHPFYASNIIRFSDDPPGAAQSLAGATSSSSSRGTRSGGVGGGISCQDCGNQAKKDCTHQRCRTCCKSRGFFCSTHVKSTWVPAAKRRERQQQLAVLTASAGATTSGAGPSRDPTKRPRARLSVATPTTSSGDQQMVTVAERFPREVNSEAVFRCVQLGPVDQAEAEVAYQTTVSIGGHVFKGILHDVGPHSLAAGGGSSGAIEYHFRNAGDGSSPSTAAAGEAGGGGGVGNVIVSSAVVMDPYPTPGPYAAFPAGAPFFHGHPRQ, from the exons ATGGCGGGATTCCCTCTAGGCGGAGGAGGCCACAGCCACAGCCGCGACGCCCCCGCGCCGTCGGTCCCGCCGGTGCACCCCTCCGACGCCGCATCCTTCCTCTACGCCGCGCGCGCTGGGGGGAGCCTGCAGCTATGGCAGCAGCAGGAGCATCAGCAGCACCCGTTCTACGCCTCCAACATCATCCGCTTCTCCGATGACCCGCCCGGCGCCGCGCAGTCGCTCGCGGGCgccacgtcgtcgtcgtcttcgcgCGGCACGCGGAGCGGTGGGGTAGGCGGCGGCATCAGCTGCCAGGACTGCGGCAACCAGGCCAAGAAGGACTGCACGCACCAGCGCTGCCGCACCTGCTGCAAGAGCCGCGGCTTCTTCTGCTCGACCCACGTCAAGTCCACCTGGGTCCCTGCCGCCAAGCGCCGCGAACGCCAGCAGCAGCTCGCCGTGCTCACGGCCTCCGCCGGCGCCACAACCTCCGGCGCCGGTCCATCCCGCGACCCCACCAAGCGCCCGCGCGCGCGTCTCTCCGTCGCCACCCCAACCACCTCCTCGG GGGATCAGCAGATGGTGACGGTGGCAGAGAGGTTCCCGCGGGAGGTGAACTCGGAAGCGGTGTTCCGCTGCGTGCAGCTGGGGCCGGTCGACCAGGCAGAGGCGGAAGTCGCGTACCAGACCACTGTCAGCATAGGCGGGCACGTGTTCAAGGGCATCCTGCACGACGTCGGCCCTCACAGCTTGGCTgctggcggcggcagcagcggcgcCATCGAGTACCACTTCCGCAACGCCGGTGACGGGTCATCACCGAGCACGGCCGCCGCGGGCGAAgcaggcggtggcggtggcgtggGTAATGTCATCGTGTCATCGGCTGTGGTGATGGACCCGTACCCGACCCCCGGGCCCTACGCTGCGTTCCCGGCCGGCGCGCCGTTCTTCCACGGGCACCCGAGGCAGTGA
- the LOC133902317 gene encoding protein MEI2-like 6: protein MASSVPSNLRPDAPVYVPLAFPIGPPPVAPGLELYVEALPPRGFVPTSSALPFLSPPPPLPFADPGFCGFPAQGLGMGMGMQGAFPHPPWATPMGMAMPLGALAMPVSPAGMHFSPHLQQPRITAAPQDGGHRPRSSMRIRRAPSTRRRRPRPVVTLRRKGSPHPEPTPSSRSTEVSGNGGNGVAKVEPANEPSPRSVLDTTSPPDSPPVVLPASFPYLDPSPPSSPAPTGLAPGTEPSRRSVPPSGSPRVPPPPRPRKPRRLFNPASNRTSLMIRNIPNNFTRKNIMNIIDQHCAEENAKVTSGGGGVKSEYDFLYVPIDFRTKFNKGYAFVNVTTPDAAHRLWAHLHRHRWTVGACQKICEVDLAVIQGRHKLVEHFSGSRFDCDTEDFLPVWFQPPRDGTRPTVGVQHVVGNLARRL, encoded by the exons ATGGCGTCCTCAGTCCCCTCCAACCTCCGCCCCGACGCGCCGGTCTACGTACCATTGGCGTTTCCCATCGGCCCGCCGCCTGTCGCGCCCGGGTTGGAGCTGTACGTTGAGGCCCTGCCGCCGCGGGGCTTCGTCCCGACGTCGTCGGCGCTTCCGTTCCTATCTCCACCTCCGCCGCTGCCGTTCGCGGACCCGGGCTTCTGTGGGTTCCCAGCCCAGGGcctggggatggggatggggatgcAGGGCGCGTTCCCTCACCCGCCCTGGGCGACGCCGATGGGGATGGCGATGCCGCTCGGGGCGTTGGCGATGCCTGTTTCGCCGGCGGGGATGCACTTTTCCCCGCACCTTCAGCAGCCCCGCATCACTGCTGCCCCGCAGGACGGTGGCCACCGTCCCCGGAGCTCCATGCGCATCAGGCGTGCTCCCAGTACTAGGCGGCGGCGCCCCAGGCCCGTCGTCACGCTACGGAGGAAGGGATCGCCGCATCCGGAACCAACACCGTCGTCCCGCAGCACGGAGGTCAGCGGGAACGGAGGCAACGGCGTAGCGAAGGTGGAGCCGGCCAACGAGCCTTCTCCCCGCTCCGTGCTCGATACCACGAGTCCACCCGACTCGCCGCCGGTTGTACTCCCGGCGTCTTTCCCGTACCTAGACCCGTCTCCCCCTTCGTCGCCGGCGCCCACGGGCCTCGCCCCCGGAACCGAGCCTTCCCGCCGCTCCGTTCCACCTTCCGGGAGCCCGCGCGTCCCACCGCCGCCTCGTCCCCGGAAGCCACGGCGCTTGTTCAACCCTGCTTCCAACCGAACGTCTCTAATGATCAGAAATATCCCTAATAATTTCAC GAGGAAGAATATAATGAACATCATCGATCAACATTGCGCTGAAGAAAACGCAAAAGTCACATCGGGCGGTGGCGGCGTCAAGTCGGAATACGACTTCCTCTACGTGCCGATCGACTTCCG TACCAAATTCAACAAGGGCTACGCCTTTGTGAACGTTACAACGCCGGACGCGGCGCACCGGCTTTGGGCGCACCTGCACAGACACCGCTGGACGGTCGGGGCTTGCCAGAAAATCTGTGAGGTGGACCTTGCCGTCATCCAG GGACGGCATAAGTTGGTGGAACATTTCTCCGGGTCGCGCTTCGACTGTGACACCGAGGACTTCCTGCCGGTGTGGTTCCAGCCGCCGCGGGACGGCACCCGCCCGACCGTGGGCGTGCAGCACGTCGTGGGCAACCTCGCTCGCCGCTTGTGA